One Setaria viridis chromosome 3, Setaria_viridis_v4.0, whole genome shotgun sequence DNA window includes the following coding sequences:
- the LOC117847328 gene encoding uncharacterized protein has translation MKPPAASPGRAEKPQLPAPAPPGLARLLLSKSRRGGRSRRAPATSPMFVSRGRSRAADGEPSSPKVTCIGQVRMRKGKKGKKAAAAPEKGGAKGYCRCLKKAFLCGGLFEFDSRKRRQKAPSPEVERARRSPWVFSSRDVAVAAAPKAADPRSGSQGEGHDVDDDEEMVVGVGVFGSIGREEGEKMGISGDGDKQEEDDDKEEREAQLVSSATTTPPKNALLLMRCRSAPQNRTSPLTSRFPAAAPAPVPSPSPTRDALAAVALEIAGSPSPSPSPRKPEKASPAPRKPSAEKVLLADEDGAERQEVAVAAQEQDPAPQLIGGQAEDDEEEDDDEFEEEDESMRCSSARPLVLQRCKSEPARTAAAKMAGGGPVADATSAGCFWAHGGSSGRRRHAPPPGAGAPVALTGH, from the coding sequence GCGGCTGCTGCTCAGCAAGAGCCGCCGGGGCGGGCGgtcccgccgcgcgccggccaCGTCGCCCATGTTCGTGTCCCGCGGCCGGAGCCGCGCGGCGGACGGGGAGCCGTCGTCGCCCAAGGTGACGTGCATTGGCCAGGTGCGGATGCGCAAGGGGAAGAAAgggaagaaggcggcggccgcgccggagAAGGGCGGCGCCAAGGGGTACTGCCGGTGCCTCAAGAAGGCGTTTTTGTGCGGCGGGCTGTTCGAGTTCGACTCCAGGAAGCGGAGGCAGAaggcgccgtcgccggaggtGGAGAGGGCACGACGGTCGCCCTGGGTGTTCAGCAGCAGGGacgtggccgtcgccgccgcgcccaagGCCGCGGATCCGAGGAGCGGGAGCCAGGGGGAGGGGCATGATgtcgacgacgatgaggagatGGTGGTGGGAGTGGGCGTCTTCGGATCGatcgggagggaggagggggagaagaTGGGGATCAGTGGCGATGGCGACAagcaggaggaggacgatgacaAGGAGGAGCGAGAGGCGCAGCTCGTGTCGTCGGCGACCACGACGCCGCCCAAGAACGCGCTCCTCCTGATGCGCTGCCGGTCAGCGCCGCAGAACCGCACGTCGCCGCTCACGTCCCGgttccccgccgcggcgccggcgccggtgccgtcGCCCTCGCCGACCAGGGACGCtctcgcggcggtggcgctggagaTCGCCGGTTCCCCGTCTCCGTCCCCGTCTCCCCGCAAGCCGGAGAAAGCGTCTCCAGCCCCCCGCAAGCCGTCCGCGGAGAAGGTGTTGTTGGCCGACGAGGACGGCGCGGAGAGGCAAGAAGTAGCGGTGGCCGCGCAGGAGCAGGACCCGGCCCCGCAGCTGATCGGGGGACAAGCagaggacgacgaggaagaagacgacgacgagttcgaggaggaggacgagagcATGCGGTGCTCGTCGGCGCGGCCGCTGGTGCTGCAGCGGTGCAAGTCGGAGCCGGCGAGGACCGCGGCCGCGAAGATGGCGGGCGGGGGACCCGTCGCTGACGCGACGAGCGCCGGGTGCTTCTGGGCCCACGGCGGGagcagcgggcggaggcggcacgcgccgccgccgggcgccggggcgCCGGTGGCTTTGACCGGTCACTGA
- the LOC117848134 gene encoding TPD1 protein homolog 1B: MVCFQKHAAAIVIVLSFLLLGCEANDPPSSSTVKHKKMEATVHVRKLLNLSKQHHTTAYASGHLVTMSDASPSVCACAAAVEAVTAENRWKAAAPSECSEDAVVVSQSEAGERPGDMPCYSVTITNTCVSCAVRNVRVSCGEFGSGKLVDPSDFRRVAAGNCIVRGGGGAMQPSETISFEYSTQFQYDLGVASVSCSCG, translated from the coding sequence ATGGTTTGCTTTCAGAAACATGCCGCTGCCATAGTGATTGTGCTCAGCTTCCTCCTCCTAGGTTGTGAAGCCAATGAtcctccatcttcctccacgGTCAAGCACAAGAAGATGGAGGCCACCGTGCACGTCCGCAAGCTACTCAACCTCAGTAAGCAACACCACACCACTGCATATGCATCTGGACATTTGGTTACCATGTCTGATGCATCGCCGAGTGTGTGTGCTTGTGCAGCTGCCGTGGAGGCGGTGACGGCGGAGAACCGctggaaggcggcggcgccgagcgaGTGCTCGGAGGACGCCGTGGTGGTGTCCCAGTCGGAGGCGGGCGAGCGGCCGGGCGACATGCCGTGCTACAGCGTGACCATCACCAACACCTGCGTGTCCTGCGCCGTGCGCAACGTCCGTGTCTCCTGCGGCGAGTTCGGGTCCGGGAAGCTCGTCGACCCCAGCGACTTCcggcgcgtggccgccggcaACTGCATcgtgaggggcggcggcggcgccatgcagCCCAGCGAGACCATCTCCTTCGAGTACTCCACCCAGTTCCAGTATGACCTCGGCGTCGCTTCGGTCTCCTGCAGCTGCGGCTAG